Proteins from a genomic interval of Cherax quadricarinatus isolate ZL_2023a unplaced genomic scaffold, ASM3850222v1 Contig2569, whole genome shotgun sequence:
- the LOC138851881 gene encoding extended synaptotagmin-3-like produces the protein MFHLPYTLLYPPHMLFHLPHTSFTHYLTLFIQYFCILVVGWQVWLWCGLWGLVVVAMVIAVSPKKIQNIIWFAHEKHTKKDLELYLASLDKQEFKKLLWNFKMTMPLFSSWVKSADVEKPEWLSKVITHLWPPISVYIEKHLRLVVEPKINDYLKKWKIFTFKFKTMREPSGEPEILGVKVYDKTPSKDVILEVHFT, from the exons ATGTTCCACCTACCATACACGTTGCTATATCCCCCACACATGTtgttccacctcccacatacAAGTTTCACCCATTACCTCACACTATTTATTCAGTACttttgtatattagtagtgggtTGGCAAGTTTGGCTGTGGTGTGGACTGTGGGGGCTGGTGGTAGTGGCTATGGTCATAGCTGTTTCACCTAAGAAAATTCAAAACATCATATGGTTTGCACATGAGAAACACACGAAGAAAGATTTAGAGCTTTATCTGGCTTCTCTTGACAAGCAAGAGTTCAAGAAACTACTGTGGAATTTCAAGATGACGATGCCTTTATTCTCCTCTTGG gTTAAATCCGCAGATGTGGAGAAGCCTGAATGGCTTTCCAAG GTTATTACTCATCTGTGGCCACCAATCAGTGTTTACATCGAGAAACACTTGAGACTCGTTGTTGAACCTAAAATCAACGACTACCTAAAAAAATGGAAAATCTTCACATTTAAATTCAAGACGATGAGAGAGCCGTCTGGAGAACCAGAAATCTTGGGTGTAAAGGTTTATGATAAAACTCCATCAAAAGACGTCATCCTGGAGGTTCATTTTACGTGA